The following are from one region of the Marinilabiliales bacterium genome:
- a CDS encoding beta-mannosidase yields MLNGEFFIIWLFLKPKLMITLLRYTVTFCMAVLAAFSCKSPDPLDDLFVSNPNATQETRALYYNLKQMAGERMMFGHQDAVAYGIGHDHEVGGWDAEIDGEEFRSDVHDAIGSYPAVFGWDLGKIGRDQNIDSVSFDLMRQWMIEVYERGGINTVSWHEDNPATGGSAWDTSEAVRHILPGGERHEHFRSRLDLVADFFLNLRTSDGTPVPVVFRPYHEHTGGWFWWGTGPSSREEFIELWRFTHHYLTEERGCTNLLFSYSPDIFRTRERYMERFPGVEYVDVLGFDNYHDLRTEEGVPLAIDQMRIVVELAREMDKVAALTETGYNMILQADWWTRNILDPIKNDPVARHMAWVLVWRNENWMSEGSYVHHFAPYPGHPSVPDFKKFRDDPFTAFLEDLPDMYSVN; encoded by the coding sequence ATGCTGAACGGAGAATTTTTTATAATTTGGCTGTTTCTAAAACCTAAGCTTATGATAACCCTGTTAAGATATACCGTTACGTTTTGCATGGCTGTGCTGGCTGCTTTTTCGTGCAAGTCGCCCGACCCCCTTGACGATCTCTTTGTGTCAAACCCCAATGCGACCCAAGAGACCAGAGCTCTTTATTATAATCTTAAACAGATGGCCGGTGAGCGGATGATGTTCGGGCACCAGGATGCCGTTGCCTACGGGATTGGCCACGATCATGAGGTGGGTGGCTGGGATGCCGAAATCGATGGTGAGGAGTTCAGGTCTGATGTTCATGACGCCATCGGGTCATATCCGGCAGTTTTCGGATGGGACCTGGGCAAGATAGGGCGTGACCAGAATATCGATTCTGTTAGTTTTGATCTGATGCGACAATGGATGATCGAGGTATATGAAAGGGGCGGGATCAACACGGTGAGCTGGCATGAGGACAACCCGGCAACGGGCGGAAGCGCGTGGGATACCTCCGAGGCTGTCAGGCACATTCTGCCAGGTGGAGAGCGGCATGAACACTTCAGGTCAAGGCTCGACCTGGTAGCTGATTTCTTTCTCAACCTGAGAACTTCTGATGGCACGCCCGTGCCGGTCGTTTTCAGGCCGTACCATGAGCATACAGGCGGCTGGTTCTGGTGGGGTACAGGTCCCAGTTCCAGGGAAGAGTTCATCGAGCTGTGGCGTTTTACCCATCATTACCTGACTGAGGAGCGCGGCTGCACCAACCTGCTGTTCAGCTATTCGCCCGATATATTCCGCACCAGGGAGAGGTACATGGAGCGCTTTCCCGGGGTGGAATATGTTGATGTGCTGGGATTTGACAACTACCATGACCTGCGCACCGAAGAGGGAGTGCCGCTCGCCATAGATCAGATGAGGATCGTGGTTGAGCTTGCCCGGGAGATGGACAAGGTTGCCGCGCTCACGGAGACGGGCTACAATATGATACTGCAGGCGGACTGGTGGACCAGGAACATACTTGACCCGATAAAGAATGATCCTGTTGCAAGGCACATGGCCTGGGTGCTTGTATGGAGAAACGAGAACTGGATGAGTGAAGGCAGTTACGTGCACCATTTCGCTCCCTACCCCGGCCACCCCAGCGTACCCGATTTCAAAAAGTTCAGGGACGATCCGTTTACCGCTTTCCTGGAGGATCTGCCTGATATGTACAGTGTAAATTGA
- a CDS encoding (d)CMP kinase, which yields MDKKKLIIAVDGHSSCGKSTFAKAIAARMGYLYIDSGAMYRAVTLAFIEEGVIKGDTLDEEALGRLLDNITVDFRPAGSGSAAETYLNGINVEKRIRGLEVASSVSLVSTSAMVRRKMVALQQEMGKDKGIVMDGRDIGTVVFPDADIKIFLTASADIRAGRRYKELIEKGENVNFDEIRENILRRDQIDSTRKESPLKKAADAVVLDNSHMTPDEQMVWFENLLSERGMI from the coding sequence ATGGATAAAAAAAAGCTCATTATTGCCGTCGACGGACACTCATCCTGCGGCAAAAGCACCTTTGCCAAAGCCATCGCCGCAAGGATGGGTTATCTCTATATTGACAGCGGCGCCATGTACCGGGCTGTCACGCTGGCCTTTATCGAAGAGGGGGTGATCAAAGGCGATACACTGGATGAAGAGGCGCTCGGCCGGCTCCTCGACAATATCACTGTCGACTTCAGGCCTGCCGGCAGCGGTTCGGCGGCTGAGACATACCTCAACGGGATTAATGTAGAGAAAAGGATTCGGGGACTCGAGGTGGCCTCCAGTGTGAGCCTGGTAAGCACATCGGCCATGGTAAGGCGAAAGATGGTGGCCCTGCAGCAGGAGATGGGAAAGGACAAGGGCATTGTGATGGACGGACGCGATATCGGTACGGTGGTGTTCCCCGATGCCGACATTAAGATCTTTCTTACAGCGTCGGCCGACATAAGAGCCGGCAGGAGGTACAAAGAGCTGATAGAGAAGGGGGAAAATGTCAATTTCGATGAGATAAGGGAAAACATTCTCAGGCGCGATCAGATTGACAGCACAAGAAAGGAGAGTCCCCTGAAAAAGGCCGCCGACGCCGTTGTGCTCGACAATTCACACATGACCCCCGATGAGCAGATGGTGTGGTTCGAAAACCTCCTGTCAGAAAGGGGAATGATATAA
- a CDS encoding 4-hydroxy-3-methylbut-2-enyl diphosphate reductase produces the protein MVVTIDPSSGFCFGVRRAIEQAEDLLDREGKLYCLGDLVHNKAEMQRLERRGLTSIDHSAMEKLREAPLLFRAHGEPPSSYDLTGRNRLSLTDATCPIVKKLQEKVRKAWMEMKEKGGQLVIFGNPGHPETIGLLGHTEGGAVIVQEAGNIEAVNPAQPVTLFSQTTRNPDEYRRLAGNIEAKMKEHFPGGNVPLKVHNTICGQISGRTPRIRKFAASRDVIVFVGGSQSSNAKVLFGQCREVNPRSWFVTGASEIKPEWFEDAGSAGVCGATSTPRWLMEEAAERIRELTAKK, from the coding sequence ATGGTTGTTACGATAGATCCCTCTTCAGGTTTTTGTTTCGGCGTCAGACGCGCCATTGAGCAGGCTGAGGATCTCCTTGACAGGGAAGGGAAGCTTTACTGTCTCGGCGACCTGGTGCACAACAAGGCCGAGATGCAGAGGCTGGAGCGGCGCGGCCTCACAAGCATAGACCACTCAGCAATGGAGAAGCTCAGGGAGGCGCCCCTGCTCTTCAGGGCCCACGGCGAACCGCCTTCATCATACGATCTTACTGGCAGGAACAGGCTGTCACTTACCGATGCCACATGCCCCATTGTCAAAAAACTGCAGGAAAAGGTCAGGAAGGCATGGATGGAGATGAAGGAGAAGGGCGGACAGTTAGTGATATTCGGAAACCCCGGCCACCCCGAAACAATCGGACTGCTGGGACATACAGAAGGAGGAGCGGTGATAGTACAGGAGGCCGGGAACATTGAAGCTGTAAACCCCGCACAGCCCGTTACCCTGTTTTCCCAGACAACCAGGAATCCCGACGAATACCGCCGGCTTGCCGGGAACATTGAAGCGAAAATGAAGGAGCACTTCCCGGGCGGGAATGTTCCTTTAAAAGTGCATAATACAATTTGCGGGCAAATATCAGGCCGTACGCCCCGCATCAGGAAATTCGCCGCATCGCGCGATGTGATCGTCTTCGTGGGCGGCAGCCAGAGCTCCAACGCCAAAGTGCTCTTTGGCCAGTGCAGGGAGGTGAACCCCAGGAGCTGGTTCGTGACCGGCGCTTCGGAGATTAAGCCAGAATGGTTCGAAGATGCAGGTTCGGCAGGTGTTTGCGGCGCCACATCGACACCCCGGTGGCTTATGGAAGAGGCGGCAGAAAGGATCAGAGAACTGACCGCAAAGAAATAA